In Rhodoferax koreense, a genomic segment contains:
- a CDS encoding SDR family NAD(P)-dependent oxidoreductase — protein MNAAPAIKDQVALVTGANAGMGLATVRALLDAGYRVAATDLRTDDVASTLAAHGDRLACFTMDVSDIAQVHAACDAIEAHFGRIDVCVNNAGFLQYANCEQTTPELWHKTLRVNLDGVFYVSQRVAPGMKSRGFGRIVNMASFGAKTGGLSPLPAYAASKGGVVSLTFSFAREYAPFGVTCNALAPTFVKTQMLTEQVSAERQAELRQKIPVGRFCELEELAHSVLFLAHPLSGFITGEVLDLNGGLQFD, from the coding sequence ATGAACGCTGCACCCGCCATCAAAGATCAAGTGGCCCTTGTCACCGGCGCCAATGCCGGCATGGGCCTGGCCACCGTCCGTGCGCTGCTGGACGCCGGCTACCGCGTTGCCGCCACCGACCTGCGCACGGACGATGTGGCCAGCACGCTGGCCGCCCACGGCGACCGGCTGGCCTGCTTCACGATGGACGTGAGCGACATCGCCCAGGTGCACGCCGCCTGCGATGCGATCGAAGCCCATTTCGGCCGCATCGACGTGTGCGTGAACAACGCCGGTTTCCTGCAGTACGCCAATTGCGAGCAGACCACGCCGGAGCTGTGGCACAAGACCCTGCGTGTGAACCTCGACGGCGTGTTCTACGTGAGCCAGCGCGTCGCACCCGGCATGAAGTCGCGCGGCTTCGGTCGCATCGTCAACATGGCTTCGTTCGGTGCGAAGACCGGCGGCCTGTCGCCGTTGCCCGCCTATGCCGCGAGCAAGGGGGGCGTGGTTTCTCTGACCTTCAGCTTCGCCCGTGAATACGCGCCTTTCGGCGTCACTTGCAACGCACTGGCGCCGACCTTCGTGAAAACCCAGATGCTGACCGAGCAGGTCAGTGCGGAACGTCAGGCCGAACTGCGCCAGAAGATCCCGGTCGGCCGCTTCTGCGAGTTGGAAGAACTCGCCCACAGCGTGTTGTTCCTGGCGCATCCCTTGAGCGGCTTCATCACCGGCGAAGTGCTCGACCTGAACGGCGGCTTGCAATTCGACTGA
- a CDS encoding RidA family protein, protein MTVETLGQSPLASDRQARPLSPATRAGDFVFVSGQVPTDDEGQVIVGGIEAQTRQVFKRVKDALALAGCTLEDVAKVNCWLADARDFGSFNRVYMECFGTHRPARSTVESRLMIDAKVEIDVTAYKPKV, encoded by the coding sequence AGTAGAAACCCTAGGTCAATCGCCCCTCGCCTCTGACCGCCAAGCCCGCCCCCTGTCGCCCGCCACGCGGGCCGGCGATTTCGTTTTCGTCTCGGGACAGGTGCCTACCGACGACGAAGGACAGGTCATCGTCGGCGGCATCGAAGCCCAGACGCGGCAGGTGTTCAAACGGGTCAAGGATGCGCTGGCGCTGGCCGGCTGCACGCTGGAGGACGTGGCCAAGGTGAACTGCTGGCTCGCCGACGCGCGCGACTTCGGCAGCTTCAACCGCGTCTACATGGAGTGTTTCGGCACCCACCGTCCTGCGCGTTCGACGGTGGAGTCGCGGCTGATGATCGACGCCAAAGTGGAGATCGACGTGACGGCGTACAAGCCGAAGGTCTAG